One Desulfuromonas sp. KJ2020 genomic window, GCGGCGTCAGGGGCCGCGACCCCTGGGTTTTAAAGCCCTTTAGCCTCGAATAAAATCAGATAAAGGCAAATGAAGGCGACCCCCAATCCTGAGGTTAAATCCTAAAAGCGCCTCTTAAGGTTTTCCCTTATTCGTGGCAAAAAGACTGCATCCGCTCAGGCGAAGGCATATTCTCCCGTTTGCGAGGCATGTGGGGGGAGAAAGTCAAGAAAGGCATCTTCGGGGGAGAACATCTCGGTGCGGTTGCGGCCTTTGCGCTTGGCGGCGTAGAGGGCGCAATCTGCCTGTTCGACCACATCCTGGGGTGAGATGGTGTTGTCGCCGGCAAAGCAGGTCAGGCCGATACTGATGGTGATGGGCTGGCCGAGCAGCCCGAATCTTTCGCTAACGGCCTGTAGGCTCTTGTGGATGCGGCTGGCCAGGGTGAAGGCCTGGGGAGCGTTGGTCTCAGGCAGAATAATGGCGAATTCCTCGCCGCCGTACCGGCAGGGGGTGTCCGTGCGTCGTACCGTGCGTCCAAGGCATTTGGCCACTTCCTGCAGCACCCGGTCCCCCTGGCCGTGGCCGTAGGTGTCGTTGACCTTTTTGAAGTGGTCCAGATCGAGGAGCATGAGAGAGAAGGGTTTGCCGGTCCGCACACTTCGGGCCAGTTCGGCTTCGAGGGTGACGTCGAAGAAGGCGCGATTGTACAGATGAGTCAGCGAGTCGGTCAGCGCCAGGCGGGCCAGGTCGCTTTTGACCTGGCGCAGGTGATCCATCCGTTCTTTCTGGCGCAGATGGGCCCGGATGCGCGCGGCCATTTCCTGGCCGCAGATGTCGGCGGGTAGACAGTCGCAGGCGCCGAGGTCGAGGGCGAGGATGCGATCGCTGGCTTCTCCCTTTTCTATCAGCACGACCACCGGGATATCGCTCAATTCTTCCTTCTTTTTCAGGGCTTTCAGCCAATCCAAACTGCTGGGCGTGAGCTTCTGCTGCTGGCAGAAGATCATGGCGACCTGTCGCAGGTGGACAGATTCCAGGGCCGATTGACCGTTGGTCGTCATGCAGACGTCGGCAAAGAGACTGGTGGCTCTGAGAGCGTCGGTCAATGCCTGACGTTTAGGGGATGCGGGGGCGATAATGAGCGCTGAACTGTGCATAAGAAGAATATCCATCTCGGTGTTAAAAGATTCCTGTACCAGTCTTATCGGCAAATTTCAGCCAGAATTTAGGCCCATTTTTTTATTAAAGATTTCGCTGTATGGTGTCGATAAAGGTCTTATGAATATTATCCCGCCCATGTCTCCCACCCCTTTTGCCGTGCAGCCGG contains:
- a CDS encoding diguanylate cyclase domain-containing protein — its product is MDILLMHSSALIIAPASPKRQALTDALRATSLFADVCMTTNGQSALESVHLRQVAMIFCQQQKLTPSSLDWLKALKKKEELSDIPVVVLIEKGEASDRILALDLGACDCLPADICGQEMAARIRAHLRQKERMDHLRQVKSDLARLALTDSLTHLYNRAFFDVTLEAELARSVRTGKPFSLMLLDLDHFKKVNDTYGHGQGDRVLQEVAKCLGRTVRRTDTPCRYGGEEFAIILPETNAPQAFTLASRIHKSLQAVSERFGLLGQPITISIGLTCFAGDNTISPQDVVEQADCALYAAKRKGRNRTEMFSPEDAFLDFLPPHASQTGEYAFA